TTTCCTAGGCTACTACTTGACAGGAAATGGGACACATTTTTTCAACACCACTTTTTTTCTCAAGCACCTGCATATTGCTCCCACAGTTTTTAGTATGAccttaatataaattaaaatattatactataaataataaattgagCAATAACCCAAACCAATTTCCCtgttgaaaagaatttttaaaatgtaagattatgttttatatattaatacaatCACTTCactagttaaaattaaaatttattcatctggaacttggaaaaaattaaacttaaagcaAAAACTTTACTTAAGCTTAATGCTCTTTTTAACTCCTGCGCGGATTCCAGATAGTTCACCACTATAACGCTGCACTTCTCTGCGAACTTCACGAACCTGGCCTCTCCTGCGAATTTTGGCTCGTCTGAACTTCTCCCGGTGTTTCACTCTGGGATTGCGATCAATCTTCTTTCTCCTAGGTGTAAGGCCCCTGTTTTTAGCAATCTGATAGGTAATGGCtctctttgcatttttattttcaagagccTGTTCTTCggtactattttctttctttctctttaagttttgcctgtcctctttttctttatagtatttCAGTACAGTTTTGTCAAAACTGGAATCGTCAGAAAGATCTGTAAGAGCAGAGGCAGCAGCTTCTGAAACAGATTTTGGTTTGGCTTTGGTGGATTTTGCTTTtggatttagttctttttttccagCACCATCCTTCAGTGAGAGTAGAAGACGAATCTCAGAGGACAGCTTCTGATCCACAACTGACAGCTTGTTGATCAAAGTTCGGTAGGTAACAAGCCTGTCTATAACAGGATGTCCGTGTGCAGGGACTCTCCTAGCTTTCAGGATCAAATAAAAACTGATGTTGGAGCAGTAGTTCATATAGAGGTTGTACTTGGTCCTCAGATACTGGCTTCCTTTTCCAGGCGGAATGATCCCTTGCTCCACCAATTGCAACAATGGCTCCAGCTCATCTTTCATCTCTGTCAACTTAGCTTTCAGGTCTTCTATTAGCTCCAAGAGCTCTGGAGATTCCTTCCTCAGCATCTTCAGCTTCTCTTTCACCGAAACTTTGGCCAAATCCTTCACGACCCGTGTCTCAGACTCATCTACCTGAGGCACCTGAGGTTTTGCAAAGGCCTCCACCCAGGTAACCCCGAAATCATCCTCCTGCAGGGCTTGGGCTAGGCGCTGCTGAATGAGctgtgcctcctcctcctcctctctttcctcttcctctattTCTTGCTGACTCTGCCGGCTTCGGGGCTTGGAACCATAATCCGAGTCATAGTAAAGTTTTTTCCTTTGACCCCACGACAAACTGGGATCCACAGAGGCCTCAGCCTCACTCTGCACGGAACTCCCATCATCGTCATCCTCCTCATCTCCGGCACTCTCATTATCTTCATCGTCCTCATCGGAAATATCCAGGGCTagcacttcctcctcctcatcgCCATCCTCCTCTTCGTCCCCACTCTCTACTTCCTTCCAGCCCTTAGCCAAGATGGCTCGAGATCGGGCCTCGTGGAAATCATCTACCTTATCTTGGTAGTAGCTGGAGTCGCTTGGTGAGGGTGGCAATTCTAAATCGTCGTCCTTTTCATCTGCTGGGCCGCGACCTGCCTTGGCTCGCACAGCTGCCCACTGGGCCGCTCCGCGGCGCCGGGATCTCCGCACCATAGCTCGCAGTCTCAGGCTCCACACACGTCAGACTATCCGCTACCTCTGACGTCCGCGAGCGACTCACGCGCTCCAACAACACACCTCTTGAGACAGCCACGCGCTCTCCTACCACGCGAGTTTCGCAGGCGCTCCGTTCGACCTCAGGAGTTCCGACCTCCTTCCGGCTCCCAGGATGCTCTCCGTGTGGCCTGCAAACCAAGACTTCCGCTCAGTCCCACAGGCTTAGAGACTCCCTTTCCGCTTTGCCCTTTAATTCAAAAATGTTGGGGTAAAGTCTTTCCGTGTAGGAAC
The sequence above is drawn from the Saccopteryx bilineata isolate mSacBil1 chromosome 5, mSacBil1_pri_phased_curated, whole genome shotgun sequence genome and encodes:
- the UTP3 gene encoding something about silencing protein 10, with the translated sequence MVRRSRRRGAAQWAAVRAKAGRGPADEKDDDLELPPSPSDSSYYQDKVDDFHEARSRAILAKGWKEVESGDEEEDGDEEEEVLALDISDEDDEDNESAGDEEDDDDGSSVQSEAEASVDPSLSWGQRKKLYYDSDYGSKPRSRQSQQEIEEEEREEEEEAQLIQQRLAQALQEDDFGVTWVEAFAKPQVPQVDESETRVVKDLAKVSVKEKLKMLRKESPELLELIEDLKAKLTEMKDELEPLLQLVEQGIIPPGKGSQYLRTKYNLYMNYCSNISFYLILKARRVPAHGHPVIDRLVTYRTLINKLSVVDQKLSSEIRLLLSLKDGAGKKELNPKAKSTKAKPKSVSEAAASALTDLSDDSSFDKTVLKYYKEKEDRQNLKRKKENSTEEQALENKNAKRAITYQIAKNRGLTPRRKKIDRNPRVKHREKFRRAKIRRRGQVREVRREVQRYSGELSGIRAGVKKSIKLK